A part of Bacteroidota bacterium genomic DNA contains:
- a CDS encoding T9SS type A sorting domain-containing protein, producing MKNFLLSTFILLCVQLNTTKAGSTLQSVNLASFDAKLNSSAIAISWSTTSEVNNDRFEVERSTDGISWMRVGEVRGSGNTNQKIDYSFNDNDIELLKGKVYYRLEQFDFSGRSKCSNIETVNITKNYGGSAPTVNSNFTNQIKINMKVLAQLNIKLIDMEGKEIIIPQSIPVVEGQTISIDNLEHLKVGIYILQLNIDGETTSYKLFKSGL from the coding sequence ATGAAAAACTTTCTACTCTCTACTTTTATTCTATTATGTGTTCAATTGAATACAACTAAGGCAGGTTCAACTTTACAATCCGTAAATCTGGCTTCTTTCGATGCTAAATTGAATTCAAGTGCAATTGCAATTTCTTGGTCTACTACCAGCGAAGTAAACAATGACCGTTTCGAAGTAGAACGCAGTACTGATGGTATTAGTTGGATGCGTGTTGGCGAAGTACGCGGAAGTGGCAACACTAATCAAAAAATAGATTATAGCTTCAACGATAACGATATTGAATTACTCAAAGGTAAAGTGTATTATCGTTTAGAGCAATTCGACTTTAGTGGCCGCAGCAAATGCAGCAATATTGAAACCGTAAATATCACCAAAAATTATGGTGGATCTGCACCTACAGTTAATAGCAATTTTACCAACCAGATAAAAATTAATATGAAAGTATTAGCTCAGCTCAATATTAAATTAATTGATATGGAAGGTAAAGAAATAATTATTCCTCAAAGTATTCCTGTAGTAGAAGGTCAAACAATTAGTATTGACAATTTGGAGCACTTGAAAGTAGGTATATACATTCTACAATTAAATATAGATGGAGAAACAACAAGCTATAAATTATTTAAAAGCGGACTATAA